A single Nostoc sp. PCC 7107 DNA region contains:
- a CDS encoding type II toxin-antitoxin system HicB family antitoxin, with protein MAEVPELPGCGSDGETYQESLQNVEVIMQEWIETAQELCRSISEPIQRLMSA; from the coding sequence ATAGCTGAAGTACCAGAATTACCTGGATGTGGATCTGATGGTGAAACTTATCAAGAATCACTACAAAATGTAGAAGTTATTATGCAGGAATGGATTGAAACTGCTCAAGAATTATGTCGTTCAATTTCTGAACCAATACAGCGTTTGATGTCTGCTTAA
- a CDS encoding HEPN domain-containing protein: protein MIAFRNLHSNIFWNETDERQSQKLYVALCLLISAASDFAVGIDLKNSGKLNWSTTASYYSIFHSARLIIFLALGNYPQDHNISQLFARNSANTRDPLKLNALKFNSHQVALRGYL from the coding sequence GTGATAGCATTCAGGAACTTGCACTCAAATATCTTTTGGAATGAAACTGATGAAAGACAATCACAGAAGCTATACGTAGCATTGTGCCTTTTGATTTCAGCAGCATCAGATTTTGCAGTAGGGATTGATTTAAAAAATAGTGGGAAATTAAACTGGTCTACTACAGCTAGTTATTACTCAATATTTCACAGTGCTAGATTAATTATATTTCTGGCTCTAGGTAATTACCCACAAGATCATAATATTAGCCAATTGTTTGCACGAAATTCTGCCAATACAAGAGATCCATTGAAATTGAATGCTCTGAAATTTAATAGTCATCAAGTTGCATTAAGAGGCTATTTATAA
- a CDS encoding type II toxin-antitoxin system VapC family toxin, which yields MQYVIDTHALIWFLEGNTRLGAKAKAILSHPDSQLVIPATTLAEAVWIVERGRTSIPHPQDVISVVEADPRVVIYPLDKDIIAMTMSLSAINEMHDRQIVATALVLASKGDVVQLLTCDQNITASALVAIVW from the coding sequence ATGCAGTACGTTATAGATACTCATGCTCTTATCTGGTTTCTTGAAGGTAATACCCGCTTAGGTGCAAAGGCTAAGGCTATACTTTCGCATCCTGATTCACAGTTAGTTATTCCAGCTACCACTTTAGCTGAGGCTGTTTGGATTGTGGAAAGAGGTAGGACATCTATTCCTCATCCTCAAGATGTAATTTCAGTAGTAGAAGCTGACCCTCGTGTAGTAATTTACCCGCTTGATAAAGATATAATTGCAATGACTATGAGCCTATCTGCTATTAATGAAATGCACGACAGGCAAATTGTAGCTACTGCGTTAGTGTTAGCAAGTAAAGGTGATGTTGTGCAGTTATTAACGTGCGATCAAAATATAACTGCGTCGGCTTTAGTTGCTATTGTTTGGTAG
- a CDS encoding Uma2 family endonuclease has protein sequence MNALTINLKPALELTDEQFFQICQANRDLKFERTATGELIIMPPTGGETGNKNARITQQVMNWTDADGTGIAFDSSTCFKLPKGGDRSPDAAWIKLERWNALTDEQKEKFPPICPDFVIELLSPSDSLKVAQEKMREYIDNGVRLGLLINRKSRQVEIYRQGKEVYVLESPITVSGEDILNGFVLNLAMIW, from the coding sequence ATGAATGCTTTAACAATCAATCTGAAACCAGCGTTGGAATTGACAGATGAGCAATTTTTTCAGATATGTCAAGCAAACCGTGATTTGAAATTTGAACGCACTGCTACGGGAGAATTAATTATCATGCCACCCACGGGGGGAGAGACGGGAAATAAAAACGCTAGAATTACTCAACAAGTAATGAATTGGACTGATGCTGATGGTACTGGCATTGCTTTTGATTCTTCTACTTGTTTTAAATTACCTAAAGGTGGCGATCGTTCTCCTGATGCTGCTTGGATAAAGTTAGAACGATGGAATGCTTTAACTGACGAACAAAAAGAAAAGTTTCCCCCCATTTGTCCTGATTTTGTCATTGAGTTACTTTCCCCAAGTGATAGTTTGAAGGTTGCACAGGAAAAGATGAGGGAATATATAGACAATGGTGTGCGTTTAGGTTTATTAATTAATCGTAAATCCCGACAAGTAGAAATTTATAGACAAGGTAAGGAAGTTTATGTTTTGGAATCTCCTATTACAGTATCAGGGGAAGATATTTTAAATGGTTTTGTTTTGAATTTAGCAATGATTTGGTAA
- a CDS encoding Uma2 family endonuclease, whose translation MSLNIQDLENMQVDYPDYRMELVDGNIVVMSPSGYESEEVGTEFARILGNWVRPRKLGRVVGSSAGFKLPNTNLRAPDVSFIKAERLKRSTEDYAELVPDLVVEVKSKTDSVDKLREKIQEFIGLGTQIGILINPKTRTMEVYGSGEQVILRDGDVLTLPDLFPGWEVAISEIWSPVFE comes from the coding sequence ATGTCTCTAAATATCCAAGACTTGGAGAACATGCAGGTAGATTACCCTGACTATCGCATGGAATTAGTTGATGGGAATATAGTTGTTATGAGTCCATCAGGTTATGAGTCGGAAGAAGTCGGAACAGAGTTTGCTCGAATTTTGGGTAACTGGGTAAGGCCGCGCAAGTTAGGACGTGTAGTTGGTTCTAGTGCTGGTTTTAAATTACCTAACACAAATTTACGCGCTCCTGATGTCTCTTTTATTAAAGCCGAACGACTCAAACGTTCCACTGAAGATTATGCCGAATTGGTTCCTGATTTAGTAGTTGAAGTGAAATCAAAAACTGATTCTGTAGATAAACTCCGCGAGAAGATTCAGGAATTTATCGGACTGGGGACACAAATCGGGATTTTAATTAACCCCAAAACTAGAACTATGGAAGTCTACGGTTCTGGGGAACAAGTCATATTACGAGATGGCGATGTGTTGACGCTTCCAGATTTATTCCCTGGTTGGGAAGTCGCAATTTCGGAGATTTGGTCGCCAGTGTTTGAATAA
- a CDS encoding element excision factor XisI family protein, with amino-acid sequence MDKFIRYRQLVPQILLEYSEQKPSHGNIEVDETILDKERDHYQIVNVGWECQNWVNSCIIHIDIKCSKIWLLFNT; translated from the coding sequence ATGGATAAATTCATTCGGTATCGCCAGCTTGTACCACAAATACTACTGGAATATAGTGAGCAAAAGCCATCTCACGGAAATATAGAAGTTGATGAGACAATTCTAGATAAAGAACGCGACCATTATCAAATAGTTAATGTAGGCTGGGAATGTCAAAATTGGGTAAATAGTTGTATCATCCACATTGACATTAAATGTAGCAAAATTTGGCTATTATTCAATACCTAG
- a CDS encoding amidohydrolase/deacetylase family metallohydrolase, with amino-acid sequence MENYIKYYDLVLLDALVIDPSQSLNGRFDIAIRDGKIAAISQQLKTYKSKLKFAAGNYLICPGFIDLHVHVYEWKTNFGVPADDVGINAGVTTIVDQGSSSPFTFSEFKSDIVEKSQTDVRSFLLVNHAATQTIGNIVSGLENPEKIDRETLIKVAQANPEIVRGFKVHADSGSISRWGMGVLKLAREVGDRTNLPLYVHTGELFPVDETNRPNPEKVVENALSYMKAGDILGHCYSCQPDGLMGNRTQVPEWLFAAIERGILLDLGHGLKFSFETARRMIAQGVLPHTISSDAHGNFKQMHDDSTLNYSLCGGISKLLALGLNLADAIAAVTINPSRVLKAEAELGTLKVGSIADITILKLVEGDWLFVDALEQPLKAKHKLIPIGVIRSGELIQPNCRLLRDLVAIA; translated from the coding sequence ATGGAAAATTACATAAAATATTACGATTTAGTATTATTAGATGCTTTGGTAATTGACCCCAGTCAATCACTGAATGGTCGGTTTGATATTGCTATCCGCGATGGTAAAATTGCCGCTATTTCTCAACAGTTAAAAACTTATAAATCTAAGTTAAAGTTTGCGGCGGGTAATTATTTAATCTGTCCTGGGTTTATTGATTTACACGTTCATGTTTATGAATGGAAGACAAATTTTGGTGTACCTGCGGATGATGTGGGAATTAATGCCGGGGTGACAACAATTGTTGACCAAGGTAGTAGTAGTCCGTTTACATTTTCTGAATTTAAATCAGATATTGTTGAGAAATCACAAACAGATGTCCGAAGTTTTCTGTTAGTTAATCATGCAGCTACCCAAACTATCGGTAACATCGTTTCCGGCTTAGAAAATCCTGAAAAAATAGATAGAGAAACCTTAATCAAAGTAGCACAAGCAAATCCAGAGATTGTTCGTGGCTTTAAAGTCCACGCTGATTCCGGCTCAATTTCACGCTGGGGAATGGGCGTACTTAAGTTAGCTAGAGAAGTAGGCGATCGCACTAATTTACCTTTATATGTTCACACAGGCGAATTATTTCCGGTAGACGAAACTAATCGCCCCAACCCAGAAAAGGTAGTAGAAAATGCGCTGTCATACATGAAAGCCGGAGATATTCTCGGTCACTGCTATAGTTGTCAACCAGATGGGTTAATGGGAAACCGTACTCAAGTCCCAGAATGGTTATTTGCAGCAATTGAGCGAGGCATATTATTAGATTTAGGACACGGACTAAAATTTAGCTTTGAAACTGCACGGCGAATGATAGCGCAAGGCGTTTTACCCCACACTATTAGCAGTGATGCTCACGGTAATTTTAAACAGATGCACGATGATTCAACGCTGAATTATAGTTTATGTGGGGGAATTTCTAAACTCTTAGCGTTGGGCTTAAATTTAGCAGATGCGATCGCTGCTGTCACCATCAACCCTTCCCGCGTATTAAAAGCCGAAGCAGAACTTGGCACGTTAAAAGTTGGTTCCATTGCAGATATCACAATTCTCAAGTTAGTAGAGGGTGATTGGTTATTTGTTGACGCTTTAGAACAGCCATTAAAAGCTAAACACAAACTAATTCCCATTGGGGTGATACGTTCAGGAGAGTTAATTCAACCTAATTGTCGCTTGTTACGAGACTTAGTGGCGATCGCTTGA
- the dapB gene encoding 4-hydroxy-tetrahydrodipicolinate reductase: MTNQAPIPLIINGAAGKMGREVVKAVAQAPDLTLMGAIDRNPEHQGKDAGELAGLTEPLEVPITDQLEPMLGYVAGERQLPPGVIIDFTHPDSVYDNVRSAIAYGIRPVVGTTGLSPAQIQNLADFAEKASTGCLIIPNFSIGMVLLQQAAITASKYFDHVEIIELHHNQKADAPSGTAIQTAQLLAELGKTFNQVIVEETEKIPGARGSLADEGIRIHSVRLPGLIAHQEVIFGAAGQIYTLRHDTSDRACYMPGVLLAIRKVSQLKSLVYGLEKIL, encoded by the coding sequence ATGACAAATCAAGCCCCGATTCCCTTAATTATCAACGGTGCTGCTGGCAAAATGGGTCGTGAGGTAGTCAAAGCAGTAGCACAAGCACCTGATTTAACTTTAATGGGTGCAATTGACCGTAACCCGGAACATCAAGGTAAAGACGCTGGGGAATTAGCAGGTTTAACAGAACCTTTGGAAGTGCCAATTACTGACCAATTAGAGCCAATGTTAGGATACGTGGCTGGTGAAAGACAACTACCGCCTGGGGTAATCATCGACTTTACCCATCCTGATTCAGTGTATGACAATGTGCGGAGTGCGATCGCCTATGGTATTCGTCCGGTTGTTGGTACTACAGGCTTAAGTCCCGCACAAATTCAAAATTTGGCAGACTTTGCCGAAAAAGCTAGTACAGGTTGCTTGATTATCCCTAATTTCTCCATTGGGATGGTGTTATTACAGCAAGCCGCCATTACCGCATCGAAATATTTTGACCATGTAGAAATTATTGAACTGCATCACAACCAAAAAGCTGATGCACCCAGCGGTACGGCAATTCAAACCGCGCAGTTACTAGCAGAGCTAGGTAAAACTTTTAACCAAGTAATTGTCGAAGAGACCGAGAAAATACCAGGAGCTAGAGGCAGTCTAGCCGATGAAGGCATTAGAATTCATAGTGTACGCTTACCGGGACTAATCGCCCATCAAGAAGTGATTTTTGGGGCGGCTGGTCAAATTTATACCTTACGTCATGATACAAGCGATCGCGCCTGCTATATGCCCGGCGTATTACTGGCAATTCGCAAAGTCTCACAGTTAAAGTCGTTAGTGTATGGTTTAGAAAAGATACTTTAA
- a CDS encoding TPM domain-containing protein: protein MQSCFWRRILVSIAIFFVAGSIWVANPSAALAYDNPELLPNFQTPVIDLAKTLTDIQEDKLVSDLKQFETETGWKLRVLTQYDRTPGRAVINYWGLDDKSILLVADSRGGNILSFSVGDAVYELLPRTFWIELQTRFGNLYFVREQGEDQSILQALDSVKGCLIKGGCNVVPGLPREQWILTLVTSIIGGIICGFAAQPRNDKQIVAWQWALIFSPLWGMLFIAFGIGPVVTRTSDWLPLVRNISGFFIGALVAYLSPVFSRPSSSPEL from the coding sequence ATGCAGTCTTGTTTTTGGCGACGAATTCTCGTATCTATTGCAATATTTTTCGTGGCTGGGTCAATTTGGGTAGCAAATCCTTCCGCAGCACTAGCCTATGACAACCCTGAGTTGTTACCTAACTTCCAAACTCCAGTTATTGATTTGGCGAAAACTCTCACTGACATTCAAGAAGACAAGCTAGTTTCCGATTTAAAGCAATTTGAAACTGAAACTGGCTGGAAACTGCGAGTATTAACACAGTACGATCGCACTCCTGGTCGAGCAGTGATCAATTATTGGGGTCTAGATGATAAAAGTATCCTGCTAGTTGCTGATTCTCGTGGTGGGAACATTCTCAGCTTTAGTGTTGGCGATGCAGTTTACGAACTTTTACCCCGCACATTTTGGATAGAACTGCAAACTCGCTTTGGTAACTTGTACTTTGTGCGAGAACAAGGTGAAGACCAATCAATATTACAAGCCTTAGACTCAGTTAAAGGCTGCTTAATCAAAGGCGGTTGTAATGTTGTACCGGGACTCCCTAGAGAACAGTGGATTCTCACCCTAGTTACCTCCATCATTGGTGGGATAATTTGCGGATTTGCCGCCCAACCCCGCAATGACAAACAAATTGTAGCTTGGCAATGGGCATTAATTTTCTCTCCGTTATGGGGAATGTTATTCATAGCCTTTGGTATTGGGCCAGTAGTGACTCGCACTAGTGATTGGCTACCGTTAGTTCGGAATATTTCTGGATTTTTTATCGGTGCTTTAGTTGCTTATCTTTCTCCTGTGTTCAGTCGTCCTTCTTCTAGTCCTGAATTGTGA
- a CDS encoding cysteine desulfurase-like protein, which yields MEPLDLKWIRSQFPALTQKINGQPAIFFDGPGGTQVPGAVLDAMNDYLVRSNANAHGYFATSARTDATIASARAAIADFLGCHSDEVVFGANMTTLTFAFSRAIGRELHPGDEIIVTRLDHYANVSSWYALEEQGATIRVVDINVEDCTLDMNELERLINPKTRLVAVTYASNAVGTINDIAAIARLAHAVGAWVFVDAVHYAPHAPINVHSLDCDFLACSAYKFFAPHVGILYGKREHLERLQPYKVKPAPDEVPSRWETGTLNHEGLAGVVAAINYLTKLGCHVSPAIDNELVAALIEADKEGLQTFSCPRFLKSSEQPSITSAYHSRRAALVTAMSAIQQYERELSHKLISGLLEIPGLSCYGITDITRFAWRTPTVGVRLANKTPESIAKALGDRGIFTWHGHFYALGLIERLGVEASGGLLRIGLAHYNTVEEIHQLLYMLHEIAALPDD from the coding sequence ATGGAACCGCTTGACCTGAAATGGATACGTAGCCAGTTTCCAGCATTAACGCAAAAAATCAACGGTCAACCTGCTATTTTCTTCGACGGGCCAGGTGGTACTCAAGTACCTGGGGCGGTATTAGATGCGATGAATGACTATCTGGTGAGGTCAAATGCCAATGCTCATGGGTATTTTGCCACCAGTGCGCGTACAGATGCTACCATAGCCTCTGCTCGTGCAGCGATCGCCGATTTTCTGGGATGTCACAGCGATGAGGTGGTATTTGGTGCAAATATGACCACCCTCACCTTTGCTTTCAGTCGGGCAATTGGTAGAGAATTACACCCAGGTGATGAAATTATTGTGACGCGGCTAGATCATTACGCGAATGTTTCTTCTTGGTATGCCTTAGAAGAACAAGGTGCAACTATTCGCGTTGTGGATATTAATGTGGAAGATTGCACTCTAGATATGAATGAATTAGAACGGTTAATTAACCCAAAAACGCGGTTAGTTGCCGTTACTTATGCTTCTAACGCTGTGGGTACAATTAATGATATTGCCGCGATCGCACGTTTGGCTCATGCTGTTGGTGCTTGGGTATTTGTTGATGCAGTCCACTATGCCCCCCATGCACCAATTAATGTACATAGCTTAGATTGCGACTTTCTGGCTTGTTCGGCTTATAAATTCTTTGCCCCCCACGTTGGCATTTTGTACGGAAAAAGAGAACATTTAGAACGGTTGCAACCCTATAAGGTGAAACCTGCACCAGATGAAGTCCCGTCACGTTGGGAAACCGGAACTCTCAATCATGAAGGTTTAGCCGGAGTAGTCGCGGCGATTAACTATTTAACTAAACTTGGTTGTCATGTTTCGCCTGCAATTGATAACGAACTAGTTGCGGCTTTGATTGAAGCTGACAAAGAAGGATTACAAACATTTAGTTGTCCCCGCTTCCTCAAATCATCAGAACAACCAAGTATTACCTCGGCTTATCACAGTCGGCGTGCAGCTTTAGTTACAGCTATGTCCGCCATTCAGCAATACGAACGCGAACTGAGTCACAAATTAATTTCTGGACTGTTAGAAATTCCTGGGTTAAGCTGCTATGGCATCACTGATATAACTCGTTTTGCTTGGCGAACACCAACAGTAGGTGTAAGACTAGCTAATAAAACGCCTGAAAGTATCGCTAAAGCATTAGGCGATCGCGGTATTTTTACATGGCATGGTCATTTCTATGCGCTAGGTTTAATAGAGAGATTAGGTGTAGAAGCTAGTGGCGGCTTACTGCGAATTGGATTAGCGCACTACAACACCGTCGAAGAAATTCATCAGTTGTTGTATATGTTGCATGAAATAGCAGCGCTTCCTGATGATTAA
- a CDS encoding precorrin-8X methylmutase, whose amino-acid sequence MEWHVTDAQSLAIIDSEIGDHAFSPAEYEIVRRVIYATADFEYKSLIRFSEHALQAGAAALAARTTIVVDVPMVQVGIAYDIQNTFANPVYCSMETVTRPQKEKTLAAWGIETLAKRYPEGIFVVGQAQTALTALMDLIEAEEILPALIIATPVGFVDVDTAKSRLQDSLVPCITIESRKGNAVVAAAVVDGLVDLAWQAYGQNGNRQS is encoded by the coding sequence ATGGAATGGCACGTAACTGATGCTCAAAGTTTAGCAATCATTGATAGTGAAATTGGCGATCATGCCTTTTCACCCGCAGAGTATGAAATTGTGCGGCGGGTGATATACGCCACAGCCGACTTTGAATATAAGTCTTTAATCCGCTTTTCGGAACATGCTTTGCAAGCTGGTGCAGCGGCGTTAGCAGCACGCACCACAATCGTAGTAGATGTACCAATGGTACAAGTAGGTATCGCTTACGACATTCAGAACACGTTTGCTAACCCAGTCTATTGCAGCATGGAAACTGTCACACGTCCTCAAAAGGAAAAAACCTTAGCAGCATGGGGAATTGAAACTCTAGCCAAGCGTTATCCAGAGGGTATTTTTGTGGTTGGTCAGGCACAAACCGCACTAACAGCACTGATGGATTTAATTGAAGCTGAAGAAATTCTGCCAGCTTTAATAATTGCTACTCCAGTGGGATTTGTGGATGTGGATACGGCTAAAAGCCGACTGCAAGACTCTTTAGTTCCTTGTATTACAATTGAAAGTCGCAAAGGCAATGCTGTTGTAGCGGCTGCGGTTGTTGATGGATTAGTAGATCTGGCTTGGCAAGCTTATGGACAGAATGGAAATCGGCAAAGCTAG
- a CDS encoding IS5 family transposase (programmed frameshift) — MARKSYPTDLTDMEWEILAPLIPPAKEGGHPRTTDMREVCNAIYYHLKTGCQWNMLPGDFPPSSTVYNYYRKWQRKGVWEKLNHSLRGQVRLKLGKSTQPSALAADSQSVKTDPKKGDVYGFDGGKKVKGRKRQTLVDSLGLLLKVVVSEANAPERVLAAYALMELLEERPELLEKVEVLWVDSGYDGDKFALCVWLMIQAHVEVIRRTESEFQVLPKRWVVERTFGWFNQYHRLSKDYERLPEMSEAAIYAVMTRIMLRRLVV; from the exons ATGGCGCGAAAGTCTTACCCCACAGACTTAACAGATATGGAGTGGGAAATCCTAGCCCCCTTGATTCCACCAGCGAAAGAAGGAGGACACCCGCGCACAACTGATATGCGGGAGGTATGCAACGCTATCTACTATCACCTGAAGACAGGATGCCAATGGAATATGCTTCCGGGAGACTTCCCGCCCAGCTCAACTGTATACAACTACTACCGCAAATGGCAGCGCAAAGGGGTATGGGAAAAATTAAACCATTCATTACGCGGTCAGGTTCGCTTAAAATTAGGTAAATCAACACAACCCAGCGCCCTCGCCGCAGACAGTCAGTCAGTTAAAACTGACC CAAAAAAGGGGGATGTGTACGGTTTTGATGGCGGTAAAAAGGTAAAAGGGCGAAAGCGACAGACTTTGGTTGATAGCCTGGGATTATTGTTGAAAGTGGTTGTAAGTGAAGCAAATGCCCCAGAGCGAGTGCTTGCTGCCTATGCTTTGATGGAATTGTTAGAGGAGCGTCCTGAATTACTTGAGAAAGTTGAAGTTTTATGGGTTGATTCCGGTTATGACGGTGATAAGTTTGCTCTTTGTGTTTGGTTGATGATCCAAGCTCATGTTGAAGTCATACGGCGTACCGAGTCAGAATTTCAGGTTTTACCGAAACGTTGGGTAGTCGAAAGAACATTTGGGTGGTTTAACCAATATCATCGTCTCAGCAAAGATTATGAGCGCCTACCCGAAATGAGTGAAGCTGCTATATATGCTGTTATGACTCGGATTATGTTGCGTCGTCTTGTCGTCTAA
- a CDS encoding CHAT domain-containing protein, with translation MNYKLLFLPLLLSSLLLSDAVRATSKTQDLQIAQQPTQSNATRAAAEQALNEGLELYKQGTAESLKQALAKLQIALPLWQKLGDKSYEAVTLLSIGRVYDALGEKQQALSYYNQALPIWLAVGDRFGEATTLNNIGKVYDDLGKKQQALSYYNQALLLRRDVGDRSGVATTLNNVGGVYDDLGKKQQALSYYNQALPIRRALGDRSGEANTLYNVAFLELSKGNLQTALTQIEASIKIIEELRTKIDDKELRTSYFATVQDYYQFYIDLLMQLHKKEPTKGYAAQALHISERSRARVLLELLTEANAKIRKGVDPKLLAQEQSLQEQIDAKDKLRRDLMSKSAPATAVKKLEQEIANLLSQYQQLQTQIRTTSPKYAALKYPEPLKLAQIQQQLDANTVLLQYSLGAERSYLWVVTPNSLDSYELPPQAQIEKAANDFRQSIVRVVASPKQQAAAAKQLSQIILAPVANKLANKRLVIVADGALQNIPFAALTEPTAQESYQPLLVNHEIVNLPSASTIAILRQETQKRPKAPKAIAILADPVFSTDDSRVTGKPENNSITPDLDLQRSALSRSARNLNRNGWDRLNGTRQEAEAILKLGSPTDSLAVFDFDANYDWVTNSKLSQYRVIHFATHGFADDTNPELSGIVLSLIDKQGKPQRGYLRLNDIFNLDFPADLIVLSACQTGQGKEVQGEGLVGLTRGLMYAGSPRLVLSLWNVDDQGTKELMSEFYRQMWQEGKSPVAALRAAQLSLWQNPNWRKPLYWAAFTLQGEWR, from the coding sequence ATGAATTACAAATTATTATTTTTGCCCTTATTGCTGAGTTCCCTGCTGCTATCTGATGCAGTACGCGCAACATCAAAAACCCAAGACTTGCAGATAGCACAACAACCAACCCAATCAAACGCAACTCGCGCCGCAGCAGAACAAGCATTAAATGAAGGATTAGAGTTATACAAGCAAGGCACAGCCGAAAGCTTAAAACAAGCACTTGCAAAATTGCAAATTGCTTTACCACTGTGGCAGAAATTAGGGGATAAATCTTACGAAGCTGTGACTCTACTGTCAATTGGTCGAGTCTACGACGCTTTAGGAGAAAAACAACAAGCCCTGTCATATTACAACCAAGCTCTGCCTATCTGGCTTGCGGTGGGTGATCGCTTTGGAGAAGCTACTACTCTCAATAACATTGGTAAAGTCTACGACGATTTAGGAAAAAAGCAGCAGGCATTGTCATATTACAACCAAGCTCTACTTCTTAGACGTGATGTGGGCGATCGCTCAGGCGTTGCTACTACTCTCAATAACGTTGGTGGAGTCTACGACGATTTAGGAAAAAAGCAGCAGGCCCTGTCATATTACAACCAAGCTCTGCCAATAAGACGTGCTTTGGGCGATCGCTCTGGTGAAGCGAACACTCTCTACAACGTCGCTTTCTTAGAACTAAGCAAAGGCAACTTACAAACTGCACTCACCCAAATTGAAGCATCTATAAAAATCATCGAAGAATTACGCACCAAAATCGACGACAAAGAATTACGGACTTCTTACTTCGCCACAGTGCAAGACTATTATCAGTTCTACATCGATTTGCTGATGCAGTTGCACAAAAAAGAACCAACCAAAGGTTACGCTGCACAAGCATTACACATCAGCGAACGCTCCCGCGCCAGGGTTTTATTAGAACTATTAACAGAAGCCAATGCCAAAATCCGCAAAGGCGTTGACCCTAAATTATTAGCACAAGAACAAAGTCTGCAAGAACAAATTGATGCCAAAGATAAACTGCGTCGAGATTTAATGAGCAAATCAGCACCCGCAACCGCAGTCAAAAAACTCGAACAAGAAATTGCCAATCTTCTCAGCCAATATCAACAACTGCAAACCCAAATTCGCACAACTAGCCCGAAATATGCCGCACTAAAATATCCTGAGCCATTAAAATTAGCGCAAATTCAACAACAACTCGATGCAAATACTGTGCTGTTGCAATATTCATTAGGTGCAGAACGCAGTTATCTTTGGGTTGTAACTCCCAATTCTCTTGATAGCTATGAACTCCCGCCACAAGCACAGATAGAAAAAGCAGCAAATGATTTTCGCCAAAGTATAGTCAGAGTAGTAGCTTCCCCTAAACAACAAGCAGCAGCAGCAAAACAACTAAGTCAAATTATCCTCGCTCCAGTCGCCAACAAGTTAGCAAACAAACGCTTGGTAATAGTCGCGGATGGTGCTTTACAAAATATTCCCTTTGCAGCCTTAACTGAACCAACTGCTCAAGAATCTTATCAACCACTGCTAGTCAACCACGAAATTGTTAATCTTCCTTCAGCTTCAACCATCGCCATCCTCAGACAAGAAACGCAAAAACGTCCAAAAGCACCGAAAGCTATAGCGATTCTCGCAGATCCCGTATTCAGTACAGATGATTCACGGGTGACAGGGAAACCAGAAAACAATTCCATCACTCCTGACTTAGACCTTCAACGTTCTGCACTCTCCAGGTCAGCCCGAAATTTAAATCGCAACGGTTGGGATAGATTAAACGGAACTCGTCAAGAAGCAGAAGCAATTCTCAAACTCGGTTCACCAACAGATAGCCTAGCCGTATTTGATTTTGATGCTAATTATGATTGGGTAACAAACTCAAAACTAAGTCAATACCGTGTTATTCACTTTGCAACTCATGGTTTTGCTGATGATACTAATCCAGAGTTATCAGGCATTGTACTTTCATTAATAGACAAGCAAGGTAAACCTCAAAGAGGATATCTGCGGTTAAACGATATCTTCAACCTCGATTTTCCTGCTGATTTAATCGTGTTGAGTGCTTGTCAAACCGGACAAGGTAAAGAAGTTCAAGGAGAAGGATTAGTAGGATTGACAAGAGGATTGATGTATGCAGGTTCACCCAGACTTGTATTGTCTTTATGGAATGTGGATGATCAGGGAACGAAAGAATTGATGAGTGAATTTTATCGCCAAATGTGGCAAGAAGGAAAATCGCCTGTTGCTGCCCTCCGCGCCGCACAACTAAGTTTATGGCAAAATCCTAATTGGCGTAAACCTTTGTATTGGGCTGCTTTTACTCTGCAAGGCGAATGGCGATGA